One part of the Paracoccus sp. MBLB3053 genome encodes these proteins:
- a CDS encoding HAD-IA family hydrolase yields the protein MRLVVFDVDGTLVNSQNEITEAMNLGLRGAGLPEMDPLQILSIVGLSLPIAVERLLPEAAMDTHQLVVVGYREAFVASRARGAVPPLYPGALDCLAALEAEDDILLGIATGKPMRGLQAVLEAHGLTGRFFTRQTADGHPSKPHPAMLESALFDAGLGPDRAVMVGDTVFDIEMARAAGVAGFGVDWGYHPAEDLRGAGAGLVAQDYPALTQALLHWARQEDMA from the coding sequence ATGCGGCTTGTCGTCTTCGACGTCGACGGAACGCTGGTCAACAGCCAGAACGAAATCACCGAGGCGATGAACCTGGGCCTGCGCGGGGCGGGCCTGCCCGAGATGGACCCGTTGCAGATCCTGTCGATCGTCGGCCTGTCCTTGCCCATCGCGGTAGAACGACTGCTGCCAGAGGCCGCGATGGACACGCATCAGCTCGTCGTCGTCGGCTATCGCGAGGCGTTTGTCGCCTCGCGCGCGCGGGGGGCCGTCCCACCGCTTTATCCCGGTGCGCTCGACTGTCTCGCCGCCCTGGAAGCCGAAGATGATATCTTGTTGGGAATCGCGACCGGAAAGCCGATGCGCGGGCTTCAGGCGGTGCTGGAGGCACATGGCCTGACGGGGCGGTTCTTCACCCGGCAGACGGCTGATGGCCATCCGTCCAAACCGCATCCCGCGATGCTGGAAAGCGCATTGTTCGATGCCGGATTGGGTCCGGACCGGGCGGTGATGGTCGGCGACACGGTCTTCGATATCGAAATGGCGCGGGCGGCGGGTGTGGCCGGATTCGGCGTCGATTGGGGATACCATCCGGCAGAGGATCTGCGCGGGGCGGGGGCAGGTCTGGTCGCGCAGGATTATCCGGCGCTCACCCAGGCTCTGCTTCATTGGGCAAGACAGGAAGACATGGCATGA
- a CDS encoding RluA family pseudouridine synthase, with protein MTTVQTIRIGEDEGDQRIDRWLKKRFPQLTQGAVEKWCRTGQLRVDGGRVKANTRIEAGQEIRVPPLPDATAPAVAKSAKARVKPSDAEMIQSCVLWRDEHIIALNKPPGLPSQGGSGQGDRHVDGLTEALMFGYKDRPKLVHRLDKDTSGVLLLARTDRIARSLSEAFRHRLTRKIYWAAVAGVPHPRMGSIKYGLVKAPGRGRMGEGEKMVAVHPSQVAETEGAKRAHTDYAVLEALGSRLSWVAMVPVTGRTHQLRAHMAEMGHPIVGDGKYGGSGQENLGDGWGAQLGGEISRKLHLHARLIRFEHPITKKLITVTAPLPEHMTRTWKTFGWQENDVPEDPFEET; from the coding sequence ATGACAACTGTTCAAACAATCCGAATTGGCGAGGATGAGGGCGATCAGCGCATCGACCGCTGGCTGAAGAAGCGCTTCCCGCAGCTCACGCAGGGCGCGGTCGAGAAATGGTGCCGCACGGGCCAGCTGCGCGTCGATGGCGGAAGGGTCAAGGCCAACACCCGCATCGAGGCCGGGCAAGAGATCCGCGTGCCTCCGCTGCCCGATGCGACGGCGCCCGCCGTAGCCAAGTCCGCCAAGGCTCGCGTCAAGCCGTCCGATGCCGAGATGATCCAGTCCTGCGTGCTGTGGCGCGATGAACATATCATTGCGCTGAACAAGCCACCGGGCCTGCCCTCGCAGGGTGGATCGGGGCAGGGCGACCGCCATGTCGACGGCCTGACCGAGGCGCTGATGTTCGGCTACAAGGATCGCCCAAAGCTCGTGCACCGGCTCGACAAGGATACCTCCGGCGTGCTGCTGCTGGCGCGCACCGACCGGATCGCACGTTCGCTTTCCGAGGCGTTCCGCCACCGCCTGACCCGCAAGATCTACTGGGCCGCAGTCGCCGGGGTGCCGCATCCGCGCATGGGGTCGATCAAATATGGCCTGGTCAAGGCGCCGGGGCGCGGCCGCATGGGCGAAGGCGAGAAGATGGTCGCCGTCCATCCCTCGCAGGTCGCCGAAACCGAGGGCGCGAAGCGGGCCCATACCGATTATGCTGTGCTCGAGGCGCTTGGCAGCCGCTTGAGCTGGGTTGCGATGGTTCCGGTGACGGGTCGCACGCATCAGTTGCGCGCCCATATGGCCGAGATGGGCCACCCGATCGTCGGTGACGGCAAATACGGCGGTTCCGGGCAGGAAAACCTTGGCGATGGCTGGGGCGCGCAACTGGGCGGCGAAATCAGCCGCAAGCTGCACCTGCATGCAAGGCTGATCCGGTTCGAGCATCCGATCACCAAGAAGCTCATCACCGTGACCGCGCCCTTGCCCGAACACATGACACGCACCTGGAAGACGTTCGGCTGGCAGGAAAACGACGTGCCCGAAGACCCGTTCGAGGAAACATGA
- the crcB gene encoding fluoride efflux transporter CrcB: MNHIFLQVALGGALGSTARYCVNILAARMTSGFPLGTLTVNVVGCFVMGLLAAAIAHRGGQHLAPLVLTGMLGGFTTFSAFALDTISLWERGASILAIGYVLASVTISLLAVFAGLTAGRGIFA, encoded by the coding sequence ATGAACCATATCTTTCTCCAGGTCGCGCTTGGCGGGGCACTGGGTTCCACGGCGCGTTACTGCGTCAACATACTCGCGGCACGGATGACGTCCGGCTTTCCACTGGGCACGCTGACGGTGAATGTCGTCGGTTGCTTCGTCATGGGCCTGCTGGCAGCCGCCATTGCCCATCGTGGCGGACAGCATCTTGCGCCGCTGGTCCTGACCGGGATGCTGGGGGGCTTCACCACCTTCTCGGCCTTCGCGCTTGATACGATCTCGCTGTGGGAACGCGGCGCGAGCATCCTGGCAATCGGCTATGTGCTGGCCTCGGTGACGATTTCACTTCTGGCGGTTTTCGCGGGTCTGACCGCGGGCCGGGGGATTTTTGCATGA
- a CDS encoding replication-associated recombination protein A, which yields MADLFDKAPDGGAPAREANRPLADRIRPAVLTDVVGQQKVLGPDGPLGAMLSAGSLSSLILWGPPGVGKTTIARLLALETDLAFVQISAIFSGVPELRKVFDAARLRRQQGRGTLLFVDEIHRFNKAQQDSFLPHMEDGTIVLVGATTENPSFELNAALLSRAQVIVLERLNLSDLERLAQRAELELGRALPLTPEARDRLLEMADGDGRAGLNLIEQVMAWKVGGRLDTDQLSQRLMRRAAKYDKSGDEHYNLISALHKSVRGSDPDAALYWFSRMLEGGEDPRYLARRITRMAVEDIGLADPAAQRHCLDAWALYERLGSPEGELALAQAVIYLALAPKSNAGYTAYKGARDLARRSGSQMPPAHILNAPTGLMKDQGYGAGYQYDHDADDGFSGQDYFPEGMKRPVLYLPVERGFERELKKRVEWFAGLRQKRRAEGNK from the coding sequence ATGGCAGATCTATTCGACAAAGCGCCCGACGGGGGCGCCCCCGCTCGCGAGGCAAATCGCCCCTTGGCAGACCGCATCCGGCCGGCCGTGCTGACCGATGTCGTCGGTCAGCAGAAAGTGCTTGGTCCGGACGGGCCGCTGGGCGCCATGCTTTCGGCGGGCAGCCTGTCATCGCTGATCCTCTGGGGGCCTCCGGGGGTCGGCAAGACGACCATCGCCCGTCTGCTGGCACTCGAGACGGATCTGGCCTTCGTCCAGATCTCGGCGATCTTCTCGGGCGTGCCCGAACTGCGCAAGGTCTTCGATGCGGCACGGCTCAGGCGCCAACAGGGGCGGGGAACGCTTCTTTTCGTCGACGAGATCCACCGCTTCAACAAGGCGCAGCAGGACAGCTTCCTGCCGCATATGGAGGACGGCACGATCGTGCTGGTCGGGGCAACGACCGAAAACCCCAGCTTCGAGCTGAACGCGGCGCTTCTGTCGCGCGCGCAGGTCATCGTTCTGGAACGCCTGAACCTGTCAGATCTGGAACGGCTGGCGCAACGCGCCGAACTGGAACTTGGCCGGGCCCTGCCTCTGACTCCCGAGGCACGGGATAGGCTTCTGGAAATGGCCGATGGCGACGGGCGCGCCGGGCTGAACCTGATCGAGCAGGTCATGGCCTGGAAAGTTGGGGGCAGGCTCGACACCGACCAACTCTCGCAGCGCCTGATGCGTCGGGCCGCGAAATACGACAAGTCCGGGGACGAACATTACAACCTGATCTCGGCCCTGCACAAATCCGTGCGGGGAAGCGACCCGGACGCTGCGCTCTACTGGTTCTCACGCATGCTCGAAGGGGGCGAAGACCCGCGCTACCTGGCGCGGCGCATCACCCGCATGGCGGTCGAAGACATCGGCCTTGCCGATCCGGCAGCGCAACGCCATTGCCTGGACGCCTGGGCACTTTATGAACGCCTGGGTAGCCCCGAGGGGGAACTGGCCCTTGCGCAGGCGGTGATCTATCTGGCGCTCGCCCCGAAATCCAACGCCGGATATACCGCCTACAAGGGCGCGCGGGATCTCGCACGGCGCTCGGGCAGCCAGATGCCGCCCGCCCATATCCTGAACGCCCCGACCGGCCTTATGAAGGATCAGGGCTATGGGGCAGGCTACCAATACGACCACGACGCCGACGACGGCTTTTCGGGGCAGGATTATTTCCCCGAAGGCATGAAACGTCCCGTCCTTTACCTGCCGGTCGAACGCGGATTCGAGCGTGAGCTGAAAAAGCGCGTTGAATGGTTCGCCGGCCTCCGTCAAAAGCGGCGCGCAGAGGGCAACAAATGA
- a CDS encoding acyl-homoserine-lactone synthase, protein MQTTTLSFANLHNHGELFANIFRARKQSFIVQKRWNLPQTDDMEFDQYDTPMSRWVAIHDTGRVLAGVRLTPTTARCGMYTYMIRDAQEDLLGGSIPQNLLDAPAPVESTTWEASRLFVDHTIPQRERRQVHMNLVLEMTNSARELGATKLVCLVASTWPRWLKPCGLDARAMGPVIWIDDGHFQCVEINLATKLH, encoded by the coding sequence ATGCAGACCACCACGCTTTCGTTCGCCAACCTCCACAACCACGGCGAACTGTTCGCAAACATCTTTCGGGCCCGGAAGCAGAGCTTCATCGTTCAAAAGCGCTGGAACCTTCCTCAGACCGATGACATGGAGTTCGACCAGTACGACACGCCGATGAGCCGCTGGGTTGCGATTCACGATACGGGTCGGGTTCTTGCGGGTGTTCGTCTCACGCCCACCACCGCTCGCTGCGGCATGTATACCTACATGATCCGCGACGCACAGGAGGATTTGCTGGGAGGGTCGATCCCGCAGAACCTGCTTGACGCACCCGCTCCGGTCGAGTCGACCACCTGGGAAGCCAGCCGACTTTTCGTCGATCACACCATTCCGCAGCGTGAACGTCGCCAGGTGCACATGAACCTGGTCCTTGAAATGACCAATTCCGCACGGGAACTTGGCGCGACGAAACTGGTCTGCCTCGTCGCCTCGACCTGGCCGCGCTGGCTCAAGCCCTGCGGCCTCGATGCCCGGGCAATGGGGCCGGTGATCTGGATCGATGACGGTCATTTCCAATGCGTCGAGATCAATCTGGCCACCAAGCTGCACTGA
- a CDS encoding helix-turn-helix transcriptional regulator has protein sequence MSSRAEINAALAKLKKLAPAGYFVGLHIRFAAPLMQFQTYNKEWSVRYAERAYALRDPTIAWGFSTTGACRWSVLPIPDPFAILQDAADHGLNFGLAVAHGPIKSRTICCFAHDKREFTDDEIEAISATVRRLHDITEPPESLTKAQQEALRCIAEGDRHAAAAAKLGITESAFKARLISARERLMARTTAEALQRAKDYRLL, from the coding sequence ATGTCTTCTCGCGCGGAAATCAACGCAGCACTTGCTAAGCTGAAAAAGCTGGCCCCGGCCGGGTATTTCGTCGGTCTTCATATTCGGTTCGCCGCACCGTTGATGCAGTTCCAGACCTATAACAAGGAATGGTCCGTGCGTTACGCCGAGCGGGCCTATGCCCTACGCGATCCCACGATCGCCTGGGGTTTCTCGACCACGGGCGCCTGCCGGTGGAGCGTGCTGCCGATCCCGGATCCCTTCGCGATCCTGCAGGATGCGGCCGATCACGGGCTGAACTTTGGCCTGGCTGTCGCACACGGGCCGATCAAGTCGCGCACGATCTGCTGTTTTGCCCATGACAAACGTGAATTCACGGATGACGAGATCGAAGCGATCTCGGCAACAGTTCGGCGTCTCCATGACATCACGGAGCCGCCGGAGAGCCTGACCAAGGCTCAGCAAGAGGCCCTTCGGTGTATCGCAGAGGGTGATCGTCACGCAGCGGCGGCTGCCAAACTTGGTATCACGGAAAGCGCATTCAAGGCTCGTCTCATATCGGCGCGCGAACGTCTCATGGCGCGTACGACTGCCGAGGCGCTCCAGAGGGCCAAGGACTACCGCTTGCTGTAG
- the rplQ gene encoding 50S ribosomal protein L17: MRHARGYRRLNRTHEHRKALFANMAGSLIEHEQIKTTLPKAKELRPIVEKLITLAKRGDLHARRQADAQLKQDQHVAKLFEVLGARYKDRQGGYVRILKAGFRYGDMAPMAIIELVDRDTSAKGASDRARLEAESAAEE, translated from the coding sequence ATGCGTCACGCCCGCGGTTACCGCCGTCTGAACCGTACCCATGAGCACCGCAAGGCGCTCTTCGCCAACATGGCCGGCTCGCTGATCGAGCACGAGCAGATCAAGACGACCCTGCCGAAAGCCAAGGAACTTCGCCCGATCGTTGAAAAACTGATCACACTGGCGAAGCGCGGCGACCTGCACGCCCGTCGTCAGGCCGATGCCCAGCTGAAGCAGGACCAGCACGTCGCGAAACTCTTCGAAGTGCTCGGCGCCCGCTACAAGGACCGTCAGGGTGGCTATGTCCGCATCCTGAAAGCCGGCTTCCGCTACGGCGACATGGCTCCGATGGCGATCATCGAACTCGTCGACCGTGACACCAGTGCCAAAGGTGCGAGCGACCGCGCCCGCCTGGAAGCCGAATCGGCCGCCGAGGAATAA
- a CDS encoding DNA-directed RNA polymerase subunit alpha: MIHKNWAELIKPTQLEIKPGADSTRVATVVAEPLERGFGLTLGNALRRVLLSSLQGAAITSVQIDNVLHEFSSVPGVREDVTDIVLNLKGVTLKMEVDAPKRLTLSAKGPGEVKAGDIQETAGITILNRDHVICHLDDGAELHMELTVATGKGYVAADKNRPEDAPIGLIPIDAIFSPVKRVSYEVTPTREGQVLDYDKLTMKVETDGSLTPEDAVAYAARIVQDQLSVFVNFEEPEAATRSDADDGLEFDPRLLKKVDELELSVRSANCLKNDNIVYIGDLIQKTEAEMLRTPNFGRKSLNEIKEVLSGMGLHLGMDVVDWPPENIEDVAKRFDDQF, encoded by the coding sequence ATGATCCACAAGAATTGGGCTGAACTGATCAAGCCGACCCAGCTTGAAATCAAGCCGGGCGCTGATTCGACCCGCGTCGCCACTGTCGTCGCGGAACCGCTCGAGCGCGGGTTCGGCCTGACGCTGGGCAACGCGCTGCGCCGCGTGCTGCTGTCCTCGCTGCAAGGCGCGGCCATCACCTCGGTTCAGATCGACAACGTCCTCCACGAGTTCTCGTCGGTTCCCGGCGTGCGTGAAGACGTCACCGACATCGTCCTGAACCTCAAGGGCGTGACGCTGAAAATGGAAGTCGATGCGCCCAAGCGCCTGACGCTTTCGGCCAAGGGTCCGGGCGAGGTGAAGGCCGGCGACATTCAGGAAACGGCAGGGATTACCATCCTGAACCGCGACCATGTCATCTGCCACCTCGATGACGGCGCCGAGCTGCACATGGAACTGACCGTCGCGACGGGCAAGGGCTATGTCGCCGCCGACAAGAACCGTCCCGAGGATGCGCCCATCGGCCTGATCCCGATCGACGCGATCTTCTCGCCGGTCAAGCGCGTCAGCTATGAAGTCACCCCGACCCGCGAAGGTCAGGTTCTCGACTATGACAAGCTGACGATGAAGGTCGAAACCGACGGCTCGCTGACCCCGGAAGACGCGGTGGCCTATGCCGCGCGCATCGTCCAGGACCAGCTCTCGGTCTTCGTGAACTTCGAAGAACCCGAAGCCGCGACCCGTTCGGATGCCGATGATGGCCTGGAATTCGATCCGCGCCTTCTCAAGAAGGTCGACGAGCTCGAACTGTCCGTCCGTTCGGCGAACTGCCTCAAGAACGACAACATCGTCTATATCGGCGACCTCATCCAGAAGACCGAAGCCGAGATGCTCCGCACCCCGAACTTCGGCCGCAAGTCGCTGAACGAGATCAAGGAAGTGCTTTCGGGCATGGGCCTGCATCTCGGGATGGATGTCGTGGACTGGCCGCCGGAAAACATCGAAGACGTTGCAAAACGCTTCGACGACCAGTTCTAA
- the rpsK gene encoding 30S ribosomal protein S11 → MARDKTRIKRKERKNIATGVAHVNSSFNNTKILISDVQGNAISWSSAGTMGFKGSRKSTPYAAQMAAEDAGKKAQEHGVRTLEVEVQGPGSGRESALRALAAVGFNITAIRDVTPIAHNGCRPPKRRRV, encoded by the coding sequence ATGGCACGCGATAAAACCCGCATCAAGCGCAAGGAACGCAAGAACATCGCCACTGGCGTGGCGCATGTGAACTCGTCCTTCAACAACACCAAGATCCTGATCTCGGACGTGCAAGGCAACGCGATCTCCTGGTCGTCGGCTGGCACCATGGGCTTCAAGGGCTCGCGCAAATCGACCCCTTACGCCGCCCAGATGGCCGCTGAAGACGCTGGCAAGAAAGCCCAGGAACATGGCGTCCGCACGCTGGAAGTCGAAGTTCAAGGCCCCGGTTCGGGCCGTGAATCGGCTCTGCGCGCGCTGGCTGCCGTCGGTTTCAACATCACGGCCATCCGTGACGTGACCCCGATCGCGCACAATGGCTGCCGCCCGCCGAAACGTCGCCGGGTCTAA
- the rpsM gene encoding 30S ribosomal protein S13 has translation MARIAGVNIPTGKRVPIALTYIHGIGPKFADEIISAVGIDATRRVNELSDAEVLSIREYIDANLTVEGDLRRETQMNIKRMMDLGSYRGLRHRRGLPVRGQRTHTNARTRKGPAKPIAGKKK, from the coding sequence GTGGCTCGTATTGCTGGCGTCAACATTCCGACCGGGAAACGCGTCCCGATCGCACTGACCTATATCCACGGGATCGGCCCGAAATTCGCCGATGAAATCATCTCGGCTGTCGGTATCGACGCGACCCGTCGCGTGAACGAACTGTCGGATGCCGAAGTTCTGTCGATCCGCGAATACATCGATGCCAACCTGACCGTCGAAGGCGACCTTCGCCGCGAGACGCAGATGAACATCAAGCGCATGATGGACCTGGGTTCGTACCGTGGTCTGCGTCACCGTCGTGGCCTGCCGGTCCGCGGTCAGCGCACCCACACCAATGCCCGTACCCGCAAGGGCCCGGCGAAGCCGATCGCTGGCAAGAAGAAGTAA
- a CDS encoding adenylate kinase — protein sequence MATNIILLGPPGAGKGTQARRLIEERGLVQLSTGDMLREARSSGTEMGKRVAEVMDRGELVTDEIVIGLIREKLEQGGKGFIFDGFPRTLAQADALGKLLDEFGMELDAAIELKVDDEALVGRIVKRADEARAAGEQVRKDDTPEVFADRLREYYKKTAPLLGYYYANGDLQQVDGMASMDEVAAQVAAILDQQA from the coding sequence ATGGCGACCAATATCATTCTGCTCGGCCCCCCCGGGGCCGGCAAGGGCACCCAGGCACGGCGCTTGATCGAGGAACGCGGCCTTGTGCAGCTTTCGACCGGCGACATGCTCCGCGAGGCGCGCAGCTCGGGCACCGAGATGGGCAAGCGCGTGGCCGAGGTGATGGATCGGGGCGAATTGGTGACGGATGAAATCGTCATCGGCCTGATCAGGGAAAAGCTCGAACAGGGCGGCAAGGGCTTCATCTTCGACGGCTTCCCGCGCACGCTCGCGCAGGCCGATGCGCTTGGCAAGTTGCTCGATGAGTTCGGCATGGAGCTCGATGCGGCAATCGAGCTCAAGGTCGATGACGAGGCCCTGGTCGGGCGCATCGTCAAGCGCGCCGACGAGGCGCGCGCCGCGGGTGAACAGGTCCGCAAGGACGACACGCCCGAGGTCTTTGCCGACCGGCTGCGCGAATATTACAAGAAGACCGCGCCGCTTCTGGGCTACTACTATGCCAATGGCGACCTGCAGCAGGTCGACGGCATGGCCTCGATGGACGAGGTCGCGGCGCAGGTCGCGGCCATTCTGGACCAACAGGCTTGA
- the secY gene encoding preprotein translocase subunit SecY: MASAAEQMAANLSWGALGKATELRQRIWFTLGLLIIYRLGTYIPVPGIDGAALRNFMDQAQAGLGGILSMFTGGALGRMGVFALGIMPYISASIIVQLLASMVPALEQLKKEGEQGRKKINQYTRYGTVALALFQAWGLAVSLEHGNLAHEPGMFFRASVVITLVGGTMFLMWLGEQITARGIGNGISLIIFVGIVAEIPGHLAQFLAQGRSGAISTPVILGVIVMVVAVIAFVVFMERALRKIHIQYPRRQVGMKVYDGQSSHLPIKVNPAGVIPAIFASSLLLLPVTISTFSGNQTGPIMSTLLAYFGPGQPLYLIFFAAMIVFFAYFYTFNVSFKPDDVAENLKNQGGFIPGIRPGKRTEDYLAYVVSRVLVIGSGYLAAVCMLPEVIRHQLAIPFYFGGTSVLIVVSVVMDTINQVQSHLLAHQYEGLIEKSQLRGKRKPGTARPRKAPARR, encoded by the coding sequence ATGGCGTCAGCCGCAGAACAGATGGCCGCGAACCTGTCATGGGGCGCGCTCGGCAAGGCGACCGAGCTGCGTCAGAGGATCTGGTTCACCCTCGGACTTCTCATCATCTACCGCCTTGGCACCTACATTCCGGTGCCCGGCATCGACGGCGCGGCGCTGCGCAACTTCATGGACCAGGCGCAAGCCGGCCTTGGTGGCATCCTGTCGATGTTCACCGGCGGCGCCCTCGGCCGGATGGGCGTCTTCGCGCTCGGCATCATGCCCTATATCTCGGCCTCGATCATCGTCCAGCTGCTGGCCTCGATGGTCCCCGCGCTCGAGCAGCTCAAGAAAGAGGGCGAGCAGGGCCGCAAGAAAATCAACCAGTATACCCGTTACGGCACGGTCGCGCTGGCGCTGTTCCAGGCCTGGGGTCTGGCGGTCAGCCTCGAGCATGGCAATCTCGCGCATGAGCCGGGGATGTTCTTCCGCGCCTCGGTCGTGATCACGCTTGTCGGCGGTACCATGTTCCTGATGTGGCTGGGTGAACAGATCACCGCCCGCGGCATCGGCAACGGCATCTCGCTCATCATCTTCGTCGGCATCGTCGCCGAGATCCCCGGCCACCTCGCCCAATTCCTGGCGCAGGGCCGTTCGGGTGCGATCTCGACCCCGGTGATCCTGGGCGTGATCGTGATGGTGGTCGCGGTGATCGCCTTCGTCGTGTTCATGGAACGCGCGCTGCGCAAGATCCACATCCAGTATCCGCGCCGCCAGGTCGGGATGAAGGTCTATGACGGGCAATCGTCGCACCTGCCGATCAAGGTCAACCCGGCGGGCGTCATCCCGGCGATCTTCGCCAGCTCGCTTCTGCTGCTGCCGGTGACGATCTCGACCTTCTCGGGCAACCAGACCGGCCCGATCATGTCGACGCTCCTGGCCTATTTCGGTCCGGGCCAGCCGCTTTACCTGATCTTCTTCGCGGCGATGATCGTGTTCTTCGCCTATTTCTACACGTTCAACGTCAGCTTCAAACCTGACGACGTGGCCGAGAACCTCAAGAACCAGGGCGGCTTCATCCCCGGCATCCGACCGGGCAAGCGGACCGAAGATTACCTGGCCTATGTCGTCAGCCGCGTGCTGGTGATCGGTTCGGGCTATCTCGCGGCGGTCTGCATGCTGCCCGAAGTGATCCGGCATCAGCTGGCGATCCCGTTCTACTTCGGAGGCACCTCGGTGCTGATCGTGGTCAGTGTTGTCATGGATACGATCAACCAGGTGCAAAGCCACTTGCTTGCCCATCAATACGAAGGTTTGATCGAGAAATCGCAGCTTCGTGGCAAACGGAAGCCGGGGACCGCGCGCCCCCGCAAGGCTCCGGCCCGTCGCTAA
- the rplO gene encoding 50S ribosomal protein L15 has translation MKLHELRDNEGASRKKKRVARGPGSGKGKTAGRGIKGQTSRSGVALNGYEGGQMPLYRRLPKRGFSKPNRLEFAVVNLGQLQAFVDAGKLDAKSDVTAEVLVASGVIRRKLDGVRVLAKGELSAALNLTVAGASKAAVEAVEKAGGKITVTRPVKEEAAAE, from the coding sequence ATGAAACTGCATGAACTTCGCGACAACGAAGGCGCCTCGCGCAAGAAGAAACGCGTTGCACGTGGTCCCGGCTCGGGCAAGGGCAAGACCGCTGGCCGTGGTATCAAGGGTCAGACCTCGCGTTCGGGCGTCGCGCTGAACGGTTACGAAGGCGGCCAGATGCCGCTGTATCGCCGCCTGCCGAAGCGCGGCTTCAGCAAGCCGAATCGCCTTGAATTCGCCGTCGTCAACCTGGGCCAGCTGCAGGCCTTCGTCGATGCGGGCAAGCTCGACGCCAAATCTGACGTCACCGCCGAGGTCCTGGTCGCTTCCGGCGTCATCCGCCGCAAGCTGGACGGTGTCCGCGTTCTGGCGAAGGGCGAACTGAGCGCCGCGCTGAACCTGACCGTCGCTGGTGCGTCGAAGGCCGCTGTCGAGGCCGTCGAGAAGGCCGGTGGCAAGATCACCGTGACCCGCCCGGTCAAAGAAGAAGCCGCGGCGGAATAA
- the rpmD gene encoding 50S ribosomal protein L30 has protein sequence MAKTIVVKQIGSPIRRPAVQRETLKGLGLNKMNRTRELEDTPAVRGMVNKIPHLVTIIEERG, from the coding sequence ATGGCTAAAACCATCGTCGTCAAGCAGATCGGCTCGCCGATCCGTCGTCCGGCCGTCCAGCGCGAGACGCTGAAAGGCCTGGGGCTGAACAAGATGAACCGCACCCGCGAGCTGGAAGACACTCCGGCCGTGCGCGGCATGGTCAACAAGATCCCGCATCTGGTGACCATCATCGAAGAGCGCGGCTGA
- the rpsE gene encoding 30S ribosomal protein S5 → MAERENRRGRREDREETPEFADRLVAINRVSKTVKGGKRFGFAALVVVGDQRGRVGFGKGKAKEVPEAIRKATEQAKRSLVRVPLRDGRTLHHDIEGRHGAGKVIMRTAVPGTGIIAGGPMRAVFEMLGVQDVVAKSQGSQNPYNMIRATIDGLKKEASPRNVAQRRGKKVADILPSNDKPAAEAAVEA, encoded by the coding sequence ATGGCAGAACGTGAAAACCGTCGGGGTCGCCGCGAAGATCGCGAAGAAACCCCGGAATTCGCCGACCGCTTGGTCGCGATCAACCGTGTGTCGAAAACCGTCAAGGGTGGTAAGCGCTTCGGCTTCGCCGCTCTCGTCGTTGTCGGCGACCAGCGTGGCCGTGTCGGCTTCGGCAAGGGCAAGGCCAAAGAGGTCCCCGAGGCGATCCGCAAGGCAACCGAGCAAGCGAAACGTTCGCTGGTTCGCGTCCCGCTGCGCGACGGCCGCACCCTGCACCACGATATCGAAGGCCGTCACGGCGCCGGTAAAGTGATCATGCGGACCGCCGTTCCGGGTACCGGGATCATCGCCGGTGGTCCGATGCGCGCTGTCTTCGAGATGCTGGGCGTTCAGGACGTTGTTGCGAAGTCGCAAGGCTCGCAGAACCCCTACAACATGATCCGCGCCACCATCGACGGTCTCAAGAAGGAAGCTTCGCCCCGCAACGTCGCCCAGCGTCGTGGCAAGAAGGTGGCGGACATCCTGCCCTCGAACGACAAGCCGGCTGCTGAAGCCGCTGTCGAAGCGTAA